The Candidatus Binatia bacterium genome segment GCGGTACCATTGAGATCGGCCGGTGACGAGGCCACCGATAGCAGCTGCTCGGAGAGGTTCATTGGATTCTCCTTGGGCGTGAGTCGGGGGCCTTGGCCGTCATAGAAGAGGAAAGTGACGTCCTGAATCGTCTCACGGTCCAGGCTTTTGGGATTGAGTATCGCGATGTACGAGCTGTAGGAGGAATTGCCCGAGTTCCGCCAGTTGATCTGATTGTTCCACACGATCTTCGTCCCTGCCTTGGGATCGTTCGGATCGACGTGCGGGAACGGTATGCCGTAGAGGAAGCCGGGCTGCTTCCCGGTCCGCTTGTCGACAATCCCGCCGCGCTCGTCTACGTCCAGGTACTTGGCGTTCTCCACGCTGGTGGCCTCGAAATCGGGGTCCCAATGGTAGCGCTCCGTTGGGGCAGGTGCGATCTTGTTGCGGTACTCGCCACGCTCGTAATGCCTGAGAATCTCCGGTGGCAGCAGATCCTTGGCAAGCTGCCAGTTGCTTTGATCGAGAACGTCGCCGGCCTTGAGACCGGGAGCGACTTCCTCCGTGCTGCCGGCGAACAGTGGGGATGATCCGACCAGCGTCGCTGCGATTACGCAGCAGACGCCTCCCGCGAACGATAGACGCATAGCTGACCTCCCGCTTTTCAGCCTCCCGCTAGGCCATCCATTTCCATAAATCAAAGACTAAACATTGATCGCATCCATAGAGGCTTTGCATGGAGGTCATAACAGGTCAGCGTCCCTCGTAGCGTGGGGGGCGCTTCTGAGCGAAGGCCGTCATCCCTTCCTTGAAGTCCTTGCTCCGCGCGGTGAGCTCCAAGGCGAGAGCCTCGTTGCTGAGGGCATCGCTGAGATCCACATCGAGCGCCCGGTGCATGAGCCACTTGGTGAGGCCCAGTGCGATGGTGGCCGCACCCGCCAACTCGGTCACCAGCGCCTCGGTGGCGGGCTCGAGGTCGGCATCGGGCACGGCTGCATGGACGAGGCCCCACTCGGCCGCCCGCCGGCCGTCGATCTCACGGCCGAGCAAGAGGACCTCCTTGGCACGGGTCAGGCCGACTAGACGATGAAGCAAATACGTGCCGCCGCTGTCGGGGGTGAATCCGCGTTTGACGAAAGGCTCGACGAAACGGGCGGTCTCCGAGGCAATGGTGAAGTCTGAAGCAAGCGCGAGATGACAGCCGAGCCCGCTGGCCCAGCCGCGCACGCTGCAGACGATCGGCACTTGGACGTTGAGCATGGCGGAGATCAGGCGGTTTGCCCCGCGCGGCATCCGTCGCTGGATGTCCCCAGCGCGGGGCTTTTTGTCGCTCTCGGCGTTGACGGCTACGAGATCCATGCCGGCGCAAAAGTGCTCGCCTTCGCCGCTCAGCGCGATCACGCGCACGTCCTCATTGTCGGGGGCGTTCTCGATCCAGCCGATGAGCTGGACCAGCATGTCCCGCGTCATCGAGTTCCGCTTGTCCGGTCTTTGCAGGCGGATGCGGAGCACCGGCCCGTCCTGCTGGACACCGAGTTCGGGTATGGGTTCAGTCATCGGACTCCCTTGCTTGATCGACTGACACCGTGTCTGTCGTCGGATCCGTCTGAAAAAGTGCCCGGACGCCCTCCTCACTGACCTTCATCGACGCCGTCCGTGGGAGTCTCTCCACCACGCGAATCTCCTTCGGAACTTGGTAGGTGACGAGATGCTCGCGGGCAAACGCACGAAGCTGCTCGCCGTCGATCGGCGGGGCGCCCTCGTGGAGCTCCACGGCCGCCACCGGAACTTGCCCGAGGCGCGCATCGGCCAAGCCCACGACCGAGGCCTCACGGACGGACGGATGCATGTGGAGCACGCCGACCACCTCGGTGGGCGAGACCTTGAAGCCGCCGCGATTGATCACGTTGTCCGCGCGCCCTTTGATCCAGACGAATCCATCCTCGTCGATCGCCGCGAGGTCCGTCGTGCGTACCCAACCCGATCCGCTGCCGAGCTGCGCCGAGCGTGCCTCCAGCAATCCCGTCGATCCCGCCGGCAGCTCGCGACCGTCATCGGAGTGTACCACGCGCAACTGGCAGCCCGGGTGCGCGCGACCGGCGCTGCCGCGTTTGGTGCGCGCCCAGCGACGATGGTCCTCGATGGTCCACCCCGCGACACCGCCGGCGAACTCCGTGGCGCCGTACGACACCAGCACCGGTATGCCGTACTTCTCCTCGAAGGCGAGTGCCGTCTCGGGTGGCAAAGGCGCCGTGCCCGAGAGGACCGCTTTGATGCTGGAGAGTTCCTGGCGAGCGATGTCGGCGTCGAGCACCATGCGGAGCGCCGCCGGCACGAGGCTGACGGTCTTCGGGCGATGCCGTTTGACCAACTCCAGCCACGGAAGGACGCGGAACCGCTCCAGCAGTGCGATCGGTCGTCCGTCGGTGACACACTGCAGCGTGCGCCACAGCCCGCCGACGTGCACCAGCGGAGCGCTGATGATGGCGACCCCGTGACGCAGCGTCGCGGGCTCGTCATCGCCCTTGCGCCGCTCGTAGTGCGCCGCGCCAGCGAAGGACCGCTCCAGCGCGTCGTAGCTGAGCTTGACGCGCTTCGGCGGACCGGTGGTGCCGCTGGTCAGCATCTCCACGGCGATACCCGGAAGCAGCTCGTGGTGCGGGCCGTCGCCCAGCTGCTCGAGTCCCCGCACCGGCACCACGGGTGGTCCGGCGCCATCGCTGAGCGCCAGACCGACGCTGCCCGTCCTGATGGCGGCGCCGCGCAGCTCCGGCCGCTCCCACTCGTCGCGCCACGCGACGATCGCCTGCAGCCGGAGCGCACGCACATCGTCGGCGAGCTTCGCGTCGCCTTGGTGCGGGTTGACGGTGATCACACACCGTCGGGTGGCGAGCACGGCGAGCAATGCGCCCACCAGGCACGGCCGGTTGCGCAGCAGCAAACCGATGGGTGTGCCTGGGCCCAGACCGGCACCGTCCAGCGCCTGGTCGACGGCGTCGACAATTGCGGTCAACGCTCCCCACGAGTGCCACACACCTTCAAACTCGACGGCGCCTGCGGCCGGATTGATACGCAGCACGTCGCGGATTCGCTCGGAGATGTCCCTCGGCACCGGCAACCCCTCCAAGATTGCTATGCCTCCCCGACGCGTCGTGCGTCGGCGGCGAAGCGATCGGCAAGCATTTCCAGCAAGCCCTGTAGATCGGTTGCGCCGCCGGGCGGGTCGGGGAGCCGCACCGGACCGTGCTGCCGGCTCGGAAGCAGAATCGTGGCATGGCCGGGCGTGGTGACCTCGCCGCGCTGGTTCTGGCCCCACAGGTCGAGATCCACGGCGGGGCGGTCGCCTGCCGCGAGATACCTCCGCGTGACTCGTCCGCGCATCCAGTGCGTGTCACCGACGAAGTTGAAGGCTCGAAACTGACAGTCGAGTTTCCACAACCACGCGTCGTCTCCCATCCAGTCCGTGCACAAGTGAATCAGCCAGGTCTCGCGCATGCGGCCGTAATCGTAGGTGGTCGGGTTGCCGGCCTTGCGCGCGTACGCCGGGTCCCAGTGGCAACGCTGCATCGCGTCGGGGACATTCAGCTCGTCGCGGTGATAGAAGCGCGGGAGGCGCTGGCGGTTCTTGTACGCCAGGCGCAGCGCTCCGACGCCGTAGAGGCCCATGCCGACGCCCACGTGCCAGCAGATGATGTCGGTCACGGTGAGTGGCCCTTTGACCAGCGGGCCCACCTCGTCACCCTCGTTCACCTCCTCCCAGAAGCGGGGCTCGGCGCCGCGCGGTCTCTCGCGCGCGTACTGCGCGTCGATCGCGGCGAGCTGCTCGTCGGTGTAGGGCTCGATCGTGATGGAGCGGGACTCGCCCCGCTCCTGCGCCTTCTCGCGCTCGGTGCGGATCATGAGCCGGTACTGCGCCGACAGCAAGGCTTGCTGGTCGTCGCGAAACACCTGGGCGGTCCACTCGTGCACCGCGCGTTCGGCGAACTGGCTTTTCTTATCGAGCACGGCGACCAAGGCGTTTCGCCGGTATACCCGTCGGTTGGCGTGCAGGGGCCGCCACCACTCGCGGGCGCTTCCGGAGTAGAACGCGTGCACGCCGCCCAACGGATCGCCGCGCATCAGTTGCTTGGTCTCGGGCGTCAACTCCGACCCTTCATCGATGCCGATGAGCGTGTCGCCGCCGACCATCGCGGGCGGGGCGATCGGCGCGCCCCAACGGGTCCGTGCCGCGTATTCGGGATCGCACCACAAGGGGTTGTCGTCGCCGATGGCGCGCGCGAAGATCCGGAAGGCGTCGGCATTCGGGCACTCGTAGTGTGGTGGTTGAGGATGGGCGACCGGCACCGCAATGCGTTGCCGCAATCGCGCGATGCCTTCGTCCGTGATTCTCGCAGCGTCACTCCTGGCCATTGATCCTCCCACAGGGGTCGATCGCCCTGTATCCCGGCGCATGAGCCGGCTTAGTCGACAATCCCCGCGTCACGCAACTCCTGGATCCGCGGCGTGGTGTAGCCAACGTCGCGCAAGATCGTCTCGGTGAACTCTCCGAGCTGTGGGTCGACGTTGCGAATGGTGCCCGGCGTATCCGACATGTGGACCAGGATACCCGTCTGATCGACCTTGCCGCGAATCGGATGCGCCACTTCCTGAATCATGCCGCGCTGCCGGAGGTGAGGATCGGAGACCAGTTCGGCAATCGAATACACCGGGGCGGTGCACGTGTCGGCGTGCATCAGCAATGAGACCCACTCGGCGCGGGTCTTGCTCCGGAAGGTCTGGCGAAATCGCCTGAACATGTCATCGCGTCTCTCGCCCTCAGCGTACTGATGCGGGATGAGATCTTCCAAGCCGATGAGACGGCACAGGTTCTGGTAAAACCAGGGCTCGATGGCGCCCACGCTGACGTACTTTCCGTCCTTGGTCTCGTAGAGGTTGTACCAGGGATACTGGCCGGTGAGCAACGTCGCTCCTCGTCCCGGTTCGACGCCCGTGCTGAGGTACTCGTCGACCGCAACGGACATCATGTTGACGATGCCATCGGTGGCCGCGACGTCGAGAAACTGGCCGCGCCCGGTGTGCCGTCTGGCGACGATGGCCGCCAGGATGGCGATCGCGGCGTGCATGCCGCCACCGGCGCTGTCGGCCGCCGTCGCGCCAGGGATCACCGGTGGCCCGTCCATTGCGCCCGTCATGCCCACCGTGCCGCCAATCGACTGATAGTTGATGTCATGGCCGACCACGTCGCGGTACGGTCCGCTGGCGCCATAGCCAGTGAGGCAGCAGTACACAAGGCGGGGGTTCGCTTGTCGCAGGGCGTCGTAATGCACGCCCAGCCGTTCCGCGGCGGCGGGGCGGAGCCCGACCATGACGACGTCGGCTCGCTCCGCAAGCCGGCAGAAGACCTCAAGCCCTGGTGTGCTCTTGAGGTCGAGGCCGAGCACCTTCGTGTTGCGTCGCATCCCGTACGCCCAGAACGGCGCTTTCCACTGGGTCCGGCCGCGCTTCGCCATCACCGACGCCGCTTCGACAATGCGAACGACCTCCGCCCCAAGATCGGCCAGGATCTTGACGCAGTGGGCGCCCGGACCGACGTTGGTCAGGTCGACTACCTTGAGACCTTCCAGGGCCGCGCTCATCGCTTCACTCCCGGCTGACTATGGCCGGTGCAGCTCCTCGATCGACCGCCGCAGCCAGCCCTCGTCCCGTTGCAGCTCCGGTGCGCCGTCGATGAGGAAGGTGGAAAAGAGCCCCTGGCAGCGCTCCTTCACCTTCGACGTGAACTCGTCGCCAACCGCGACGATGGCGAACTCCTCCATCATCTCGTCGCTGATCAGTCGCGGCATTTCCCGCCACTTGCCTTCGAGCGAGAGCTGATGGAGCTGCATCCCCAGATCCGCCCAACCGTGGAACTTCAGCACCGAATGATAGGTCCGGGTGGAGGAGTAGAACGCGATGCGCTGCTTGACCGCTGCTTTCGCGGCCGCCAGTCCCTCCTGGCTGCGGCTGACGGCCAGAAACGGGCAGCCGACGACGTCGATGTTCCCAGGTTGGCGGCCGGCTTTCGCGCTGCCTTCGGCGATTGCTGGCAGGACCACGTCGCGCGTGTACCGAAAGGTGCAAAGCGGATGCAAGCGGATACCGTCGCACAACTCGCCGCCCAGACGGCACATGTACGGATTGACGGCCGCGAGGTAGATGGGGATGTGGGGATGCTCGATCGGCCCTGGATTGAAGAACGGCGTCATCATGCTGAACTGATAGTGCTTGCCGGTAAAATATGTCGGCTTCTTCGGGTCCTGGAAGCTCGCGAACATCGCCTTGAGACAGAGGAGGTAATCGCGCATGCGCGGGCCCGGCGGTGCGGTCCAGGGAGCGGCGTAGCGGCGCTCGTTGTGGCCCTTCACCTGCGTTCCCAGTCCCAACTGAAATCGTCCGCCGGAAAGCGCCTGTAGATCCCAGGCGACCTGTGCGGTTACCAGCGGGCTGCGCGGGAACGCAATGGCCACGTTGGTCGCGAGGCTGATGCGCCGGGTATGCTCGGCCGCGATCGCCAGCGGCACGAAGGGATCATGACCGGCCTCCGGTGTCGTGGCGCCGTCGAAGCCTAACTCCTCCACCTTGCGGGCCGCCGCCGCAATGGCGTCAACACGCATTCCGCCCGCGACCGTTCCGGCGTACTGCGCCGTGTCCGGGCTCAACATCGTTGTTTCAACTCGCATCGTCTCCTCTGTATCTTG includes the following:
- a CDS encoding enoyl-CoA hydratase-related protein, which translates into the protein MTEPIPELGVQQDGPVLRIRLQRPDKRNSMTRDMLVQLIGWIENAPDNEDVRVIALSGEGEHFCAGMDLVAVNAESDKKPRAGDIQRRMPRGANRLISAMLNVQVPIVCSVRGWASGLGCHLALASDFTIASETARFVEPFVKRGFTPDSGGTYLLHRLVGLTRAKEVLLLGREIDGRRAAEWGLVHAAVPDADLEPATEALVTELAGAATIALGLTKWLMHRALDVDLSDALSNEALALELTARSKDFKEGMTAFAQKRPPRYEGR
- a CDS encoding fatty acid--CoA ligase family protein, whose product is MPRDISERIRDVLRINPAAGAVEFEGVWHSWGALTAIVDAVDQALDGAGLGPGTPIGLLLRNRPCLVGALLAVLATRRCVITVNPHQGDAKLADDVRALRLQAIVAWRDEWERPELRGAAIRTGSVGLALSDGAGPPVVPVRGLEQLGDGPHHELLPGIAVEMLTSGTTGPPKRVKLSYDALERSFAGAAHYERRKGDDEPATLRHGVAIISAPLVHVGGLWRTLQCVTDGRPIALLERFRVLPWLELVKRHRPKTVSLVPAALRMVLDADIARQELSSIKAVLSGTAPLPPETALAFEEKYGIPVLVSYGATEFAGGVAGWTIEDHRRWARTKRGSAGRAHPGCQLRVVHSDDGRELPAGSTGLLEARSAQLGSGSGWVRTTDLAAIDEDGFVWIKGRADNVINRGGFKVSPTEVVGVLHMHPSVREASVVGLADARLGQVPVAAVELHEGAPPIDGEQLRAFAREHLVTYQVPKEIRVVERLPRTASMKVSEEGVRALFQTDPTTDTVSVDQARESDD
- a CDS encoding MaoC family dehydratase N-terminal domain-containing protein, whose amino-acid sequence is MARSDAARITDEGIARLRQRIAVPVAHPQPPHYECPNADAFRIFARAIGDDNPLWCDPEYAARTRWGAPIAPPAMVGGDTLIGIDEGSELTPETKQLMRGDPLGGVHAFYSGSAREWWRPLHANRRVYRRNALVAVLDKKSQFAERAVHEWTAQVFRDDQQALLSAQYRLMIRTEREKAQERGESRSITIEPYTDEQLAAIDAQYARERPRGAEPRFWEEVNEGDEVGPLVKGPLTVTDIICWHVGVGMGLYGVGALRLAYKNRQRLPRFYHRDELNVPDAMQRCHWDPAYARKAGNPTTYDYGRMRETWLIHLCTDWMGDDAWLWKLDCQFRAFNFVGDTHWMRGRVTRRYLAAGDRPAVDLDLWGQNQRGEVTTPGHATILLPSRQHGPVRLPDPPGGATDLQGLLEMLADRFAADARRVGEA
- a CDS encoding CaiB/BaiF CoA-transferase family protein, with the protein product MSAALEGLKVVDLTNVGPGAHCVKILADLGAEVVRIVEAASVMAKRGRTQWKAPFWAYGMRRNTKVLGLDLKSTPGLEVFCRLAERADVVMVGLRPAAAERLGVHYDALRQANPRLVYCCLTGYGASGPYRDVVGHDINYQSIGGTVGMTGAMDGPPVIPGATAADSAGGGMHAAIAILAAIVARRHTGRGQFLDVAATDGIVNMMSVAVDEYLSTGVEPGRGATLLTGQYPWYNLYETKDGKYVSVGAIEPWFYQNLCRLIGLEDLIPHQYAEGERRDDMFRRFRQTFRSKTRAEWVSLLMHADTCTAPVYSIAELVSDPHLRQRGMIQEVAHPIRGKVDQTGILVHMSDTPGTIRNVDPQLGEFTETILRDVGYTTPRIQELRDAGIVD
- a CDS encoding TIGR03617 family F420-dependent LLM class oxidoreductase; the protein is MRVETTMLSPDTAQYAGTVAGGMRVDAIAAAARKVEELGFDGATTPEAGHDPFVPLAIAAEHTRRISLATNVAIAFPRSPLVTAQVAWDLQALSGGRFQLGLGTQVKGHNERRYAAPWTAPPGPRMRDYLLCLKAMFASFQDPKKPTYFTGKHYQFSMMTPFFNPGPIEHPHIPIYLAAVNPYMCRLGGELCDGIRLHPLCTFRYTRDVVLPAIAEGSAKAGRQPGNIDVVGCPFLAVSRSQEGLAAAKAAVKQRIAFYSSTRTYHSVLKFHGWADLGMQLHQLSLEGKWREMPRLISDEMMEEFAIVAVGDEFTSKVKERCQGLFSTFLIDGAPELQRDEGWLRRSIEELHRP